Proteins co-encoded in one Arthrobacter sp. ERGS1:01 genomic window:
- a CDS encoding extracellular solute-binding protein produces the protein MKFSRTLAVAALAALALTSCAPPTSNNAASSQDEKAGTLRVWLFSEVNQAPKSAVVDQTVKDFEAAHSGVKVDVQYIPVDTRAEKFKAAFNDPSSAPDVAEFGNTDLASYVAAGGLADITGNIKSWDEGKDLDPKVLATTAINGKNYGVPWFVGVRALYYRTDILKAAGVEVPKTMAGIETAARAIRAKNPDMLGISVGGAAQFSAMPYLWANGGAIATESNGKFTAQLDTPASQAGITAYTNLLKDDICPAQTCAQFGGNASVQQFIAGKAGMTIGGDFNYKAIAASEFKDKFAVVPVPGVTAGSVAPAFAGGNNLGVFKSTKMRTLSNDFVQALASKKSQQAMFDAMGNLPTFTDVQKSVALKNPYVAPFIDTIAAGTNFVPITSTWSTVDAKGLFTNMYQQIVTGKADVATASKDATAAMNKIFETK, from the coding sequence GTGAAATTCTCACGCACCCTTGCCGTAGCCGCCCTGGCTGCCCTGGCCCTGACCAGTTGCGCACCGCCCACGTCGAACAACGCCGCCTCAAGCCAGGACGAAAAGGCCGGCACCCTGCGCGTTTGGCTGTTCTCCGAGGTCAACCAGGCCCCCAAGTCCGCCGTCGTCGACCAGACCGTGAAGGACTTTGAGGCAGCCCACTCGGGCGTCAAGGTGGACGTCCAGTACATCCCCGTCGACACGCGGGCCGAGAAGTTCAAGGCCGCCTTCAACGATCCCTCCAGCGCCCCCGACGTTGCCGAGTTCGGCAACACCGACCTGGCCAGCTATGTTGCCGCCGGCGGCCTCGCCGACATCACCGGCAACATCAAGTCCTGGGACGAGGGCAAGGACCTGGATCCGAAGGTCCTCGCCACCACCGCCATCAACGGCAAGAACTACGGCGTGCCGTGGTTTGTCGGCGTCCGCGCCCTGTACTACCGCACGGACATCCTCAAGGCCGCCGGCGTCGAGGTCCCCAAGACCATGGCCGGCATTGAAACCGCTGCCCGCGCCATCCGTGCCAAGAACCCGGACATGCTGGGCATCTCGGTGGGCGGTGCGGCACAATTCTCCGCCATGCCGTACCTGTGGGCCAACGGCGGCGCCATCGCCACCGAAAGCAACGGAAAGTTCACGGCACAGCTGGACACCCCGGCCTCCCAGGCCGGCATCACCGCGTACACGAACCTCTTGAAAGACGACATCTGCCCGGCGCAGACCTGCGCACAGTTTGGCGGCAACGCCAGCGTGCAGCAGTTCATCGCCGGCAAGGCCGGCATGACGATCGGCGGCGACTTCAACTACAAGGCCATCGCGGCCAGTGAGTTCAAGGACAAGTTCGCCGTCGTCCCCGTCCCCGGCGTCACCGCCGGCTCCGTCGCCCCGGCGTTTGCCGGCGGCAACAACCTGGGCGTCTTCAAGAGCACCAAGATGCGCACCCTCTCCAACGACTTCGTCCAGGCCCTGGCCAGCAAGAAGTCCCAGCAGGCCATGTTCGACGCCATGGGCAACCTGCCCACCTTCACCGACGTGCAAAAGAGCGTTGCACTGAAGAACCCCTACGTGGCACCGTTCATCGACACCATCGCCGCCGGCACCAACTTCGTGCCGATCACCTCCACCTGGTCCACCGTCGACGCCAAGGGCCTGTTCACCAACATGTACCAGCAGATCGTCACCGGCAAGGCCGACGTCGCCACGGCGTCGAAGGACGCCACGGCAGCCATGAACAAGATCTTCGAGACCAAGTAG
- a CDS encoding cupin domain-containing protein, translated as MEKSSLTALARELLNAARAGTSGRSARTVFGGHERVLRQTVIAMTAGSMLDEHDNPGEATLQVLGGRVVLTAGEVSWEGSAGDHLVVPVARHSVSALEDSTLLLTVAKP; from the coding sequence GTGGAAAAGTCATCGTTGACAGCCCTTGCCCGTGAACTGCTCAATGCCGCCCGGGCCGGAACCAGCGGGCGCAGCGCCCGGACCGTCTTTGGCGGCCATGAGAGGGTACTGCGCCAAACCGTCATTGCCATGACGGCCGGGTCGATGCTCGACGAGCACGACAACCCCGGCGAGGCCACCTTGCAGGTGTTGGGCGGGCGCGTGGTGCTCACGGCCGGCGAGGTGTCCTGGGAGGGATCCGCGGGAGACCACCTGGTGGTGCCCGTGGCCCGGCACTCCGTCAGCGCACTCGAGGACTCCACGCTGCTGCTCACCGTCGCCAAACCCTGA
- a CDS encoding carbohydrate ABC transporter permease: MSIQSTVPATPSVQEPSPSTPSRRPVKRRGGVSRFEHWLYLAPALIVLIALMGYPLFQLINVSLYNYGQDQVSGNAPLDFIGLGNYQALMADPEFWQVLGNTVIFASACVILTLLAGSGLAVLATRLRPWVRNVLFAVSLGAWATPAVTGSAVWLFLFDPTQGLVNKMLAGVGLHQFVDHSWTYEKWSAFGLVASEVVWCSFPFVMVTVYAGIQAIPTEVLEAARLDGASMPRIFANIMLPMLRPIVIIVTIQSIIWNFKIFSQIYIMTGGGGIAGQNMVLNVYGYQQAFAASLYGLGSALGVIMTILLLVVTLVYLRLLKRNGEVL; the protein is encoded by the coding sequence ATGAGTATCCAAAGCACCGTTCCCGCCACGCCATCCGTGCAGGAACCGAGCCCGTCCACCCCGTCACGGCGCCCCGTCAAGCGCCGCGGCGGGGTGAGCCGGTTCGAACACTGGCTGTATTTGGCGCCCGCCCTGATCGTGCTCATCGCACTCATGGGCTACCCGCTGTTCCAGCTCATCAACGTCTCGCTGTACAACTACGGCCAGGACCAGGTCAGCGGCAACGCGCCCTTGGACTTCATCGGCCTGGGCAACTACCAGGCGCTCATGGCCGACCCCGAATTCTGGCAGGTCCTGGGCAACACCGTCATCTTTGCCTCCGCGTGCGTGATCCTGACCCTGCTGGCGGGCTCCGGCCTCGCTGTCCTGGCCACCCGCCTGCGCCCGTGGGTGCGCAACGTCCTCTTTGCCGTCTCGCTCGGCGCCTGGGCCACGCCCGCCGTCACCGGCAGCGCCGTCTGGCTGTTCCTGTTCGACCCCACCCAGGGCCTGGTGAACAAGATGCTGGCCGGAGTGGGCCTGCACCAGTTCGTGGACCACTCCTGGACCTATGAGAAGTGGTCGGCGTTCGGGCTGGTCGCCAGCGAAGTGGTCTGGTGCTCCTTCCCGTTCGTCATGGTCACCGTCTACGCCGGCATCCAGGCGATCCCCACGGAGGTCCTCGAGGCCGCACGCCTGGACGGCGCCTCCATGCCGCGCATCTTCGCCAACATCATGCTGCCCATGCTGCGCCCCATCGTCATCATCGTCACGATCCAGTCGATCATCTGGAACTTCAAGATCTTCTCCCAGATCTACATCATGACCGGCGGTGGCGGCATCGCCGGCCAGAACATGGTCCTGAACGTCTACGGCTACCAGCAGGCGTTCGCCGCCAGCCTCTACGGGCTCGGCTCGGCCCTGGGCGTCATCATGACGATCCTGCTGCTGGTCGTCACCCTTGTTTACCTGCGTCTACTCAAAAGGAATGGTGAGGTCCTGTGA
- the prpB gene encoding methylisocitrate lyase, which translates to MLYSKKTPEQKRRDLRAMLVPGAAVQFPGAFNPLSARLIEEKKFDGVYISGAVLANDLGLPDIGMTTLTEVAARGGQIARMTDLPCLIDADTGFGEPMNVARTIQELENAGLAGCHIEDQFNPKRCGHLDGKNMVDLDTAVKRIAAAADARRDGNFLVMARTDIRAVEGLAVAIDRAKALVDAGADAIFPEAMKDVSEFEAVANAVNVPVLANMTEFGKSELFTRDALANAGVAMVIYPVTLLRSAMGAAERVLDAISAHGTQEAAVPDMLTRARLYELVDYEAYNRFDTGIFNFQVPGLDIGNNNANL; encoded by the coding sequence ATGCTGTACTCAAAGAAAACGCCGGAACAGAAGCGCCGGGACCTGCGCGCCATGCTGGTCCCCGGCGCGGCCGTGCAGTTCCCGGGCGCGTTCAACCCGCTCTCGGCCCGGCTCATCGAGGAAAAGAAGTTCGACGGCGTCTACATCTCCGGCGCGGTCCTCGCCAATGATCTTGGCCTGCCGGACATCGGCATGACCACGCTGACCGAGGTGGCGGCCCGCGGCGGCCAGATTGCCCGCATGACGGACCTGCCGTGCCTGATCGACGCGGACACCGGCTTCGGCGAACCCATGAATGTGGCCCGCACCATCCAGGAACTCGAGAATGCCGGGCTGGCCGGCTGCCACATCGAGGACCAGTTCAACCCGAAGCGCTGCGGCCACCTGGACGGCAAGAACATGGTGGACCTGGACACGGCGGTCAAGCGGATCGCCGCAGCGGCCGACGCCCGGCGCGACGGGAACTTCCTGGTCATGGCGCGCACCGACATCCGCGCCGTCGAGGGCCTGGCCGTGGCGATCGACCGGGCCAAGGCCCTGGTGGACGCCGGCGCCGACGCGATCTTCCCGGAGGCCATGAAGGACGTCTCCGAATTTGAGGCCGTCGCCAATGCCGTGAACGTGCCCGTGCTGGCGAATATGACGGAATTTGGCAAGAGCGAGCTGTTCACCCGGGATGCCCTGGCCAACGCCGGAGTGGCCATGGTCATCTACCCGGTGACCCTGCTGCGCAGCGCCATGGGTGCGGCCGAGAGGGTCCTTGACGCCATTTCGGCGCACGGAACACAGGAGGCGGCGGTCCCGGACATGCTCACCCGGGCCCGCCTCTATGAATTGGTGGACTACGAGGCGTATAACCGATTTGATACAGGCATCTTTAATTTCCAGGTTCCCGGCCTGGACATCGGCAACAACAACGCTAACCTCTAA
- a CDS encoding IclR family transcriptional regulator has product MSEPEDNAEKRNSSSSLRKALLLLSVVAEQPTTEGMSLVDLAKRSGINKSTVLRLATPLIDENLIERDRLTGKFRLGFGSLRLGQSYLDSLDLRSAANDELRSLMRKTANTVHLVVLSGHDVVYLDKVEDEATVRMASRVGATMPAYCTAVGKAILAYSSEEVVSTILSAPLLPITAKTITDPAALRQELGAVRRRGYAIDDRENEPEVRCVAAPIFNHDDVVVAALSVSSLTSRMTPAKVREVGPMAAAVGLRISVKLGSRRAAAKIAL; this is encoded by the coding sequence GTGAGCGAACCGGAGGACAACGCCGAGAAGCGGAATTCGTCGTCGTCCCTGCGAAAGGCGCTCCTGTTGCTCTCCGTGGTGGCCGAACAGCCCACCACGGAGGGCATGTCCCTCGTGGACCTGGCGAAGCGTTCGGGGATCAACAAGAGCACGGTGCTGCGCCTGGCCACCCCGCTCATCGACGAGAACCTCATTGAGCGGGACCGGCTGACCGGGAAGTTCCGGCTGGGCTTTGGCAGCCTGCGGCTGGGCCAGTCGTACCTGGACTCGCTGGATTTGCGCAGCGCCGCGAACGACGAGCTGCGTTCCTTGATGCGCAAGACCGCCAACACCGTGCACCTGGTGGTGCTCTCGGGCCATGACGTGGTGTACCTGGACAAGGTGGAGGACGAGGCCACGGTGCGGATGGCGTCCCGGGTTGGCGCCACCATGCCGGCCTACTGCACCGCCGTGGGCAAGGCGATCCTGGCGTACAGCTCCGAGGAAGTGGTCTCCACCATCCTGTCGGCGCCGCTGCTGCCCATCACCGCCAAGACCATCACGGACCCGGCGGCACTGCGCCAGGAGCTCGGTGCGGTCCGGCGTCGCGGCTATGCCATCGACGACCGCGAGAACGAGCCCGAGGTGCGCTGCGTGGCCGCCCCGATCTTCAATCACGACGACGTGGTGGTGGCCGCCCTGAGCGTCTCCTCGCTGACCTCCCGGATGACCCCTGCCAAGGTGCGCGAGGTGGGTCCCATGGCGGCCGCCGTCGGGCTGCGCATCTCCGTCAAGCTCGGCTCCCGCCGGGCCGCGGCGAAGATCGCGCTTTAA
- a CDS encoding 8-oxo-dGTP diphosphatase gives MTAAAVTLCFLLRTRAGGEEVLLGLKKTGFGAGKVVGVGGHVESGETTQEAICREVMEECGIAVAQADLIPAGTVDFVFPAKPAWDMATTVYLCRNFSGQAQESDEILPHWYPVGKLPRAQMWADAVHWLPAFLSGERAHWRIEMNPDNETVAASTRTLIT, from the coding sequence ATGACTGCTGCCGCCGTGACTTTGTGCTTCCTGCTCCGCACCCGTGCCGGGGGCGAGGAGGTGCTGCTCGGTTTAAAGAAGACCGGCTTTGGTGCCGGCAAGGTGGTGGGGGTGGGCGGGCACGTGGAATCGGGGGAAACCACGCAGGAGGCCATCTGCCGTGAGGTCATGGAGGAATGCGGCATTGCCGTCGCCCAGGCCGATCTTATTCCCGCCGGGACCGTGGACTTCGTGTTCCCCGCCAAGCCGGCCTGGGACATGGCCACCACCGTCTACCTGTGCCGGAATTTCAGCGGGCAGGCGCAGGAAAGCGATGAAATTCTGCCACATTGGTACCCCGTGGGGAAGTTGCCGCGGGCACAGATGTGGGCCGACGCCGTCCACTGGCTCCCGGCCTTCCTTTCGGGGGAGCGGGCGCACTGGCGGATCGAGATGAATCCGGACAACGAGACTGTGGCGGCAAGTACCCGGACGCTCATCACCTAG
- a CDS encoding carbohydrate ABC transporter permease yields the protein MLIAIVVAFPLYWMVLSALKPATALDAGDSTPWTFTPSFDSFSRVLSVNNFGQYFMNSVIVALSVVVLSTALAFLAAVALTRYNFKMRTKLLIIILVAQMVPVEALTIPLFFLFRNFGEYVPAIGLNHLGSLILVHVGFSVPFAIWMLRGFVAAVPLELEEAAKLDGASSFRFIRSVLFPLVAPGVVACSVFAFISTWNDFLFAKTFIISAQENSTMPMALLTFFKPDQNDWGAIMAGSVIMTIPVLIFFIAVQRKLVSGLAGAVKG from the coding sequence GTGCTGATCGCGATCGTCGTCGCCTTCCCGCTGTACTGGATGGTGCTGTCCGCGCTGAAGCCTGCCACCGCGCTCGACGCCGGCGACTCCACCCCCTGGACGTTCACGCCGTCATTTGACTCATTTTCACGGGTGCTGAGCGTGAACAACTTTGGCCAGTACTTCATGAACTCGGTCATCGTGGCGCTCAGCGTCGTGGTGCTCTCCACCGCCCTGGCGTTCCTGGCCGCGGTGGCACTGACCCGCTACAACTTCAAGATGCGCACCAAACTGCTCATCATCATCCTGGTGGCGCAGATGGTGCCCGTGGAGGCGCTGACCATCCCGCTGTTCTTCCTGTTCCGCAACTTCGGCGAATACGTCCCCGCGATCGGCCTGAACCACCTGGGCTCGCTGATCCTGGTCCATGTGGGCTTCAGCGTCCCGTTCGCCATCTGGATGCTGCGCGGCTTCGTCGCCGCCGTTCCGTTGGAGTTGGAGGAGGCCGCCAAGCTCGACGGCGCCAGCAGCTTCCGCTTCATCCGTTCGGTACTGTTCCCGCTGGTTGCCCCCGGCGTGGTGGCCTGTTCGGTGTTTGCGTTCATCTCCACCTGGAACGACTTCCTGTTCGCCAAGACGTTCATCATCTCGGCCCAGGAAAACTCGACCATGCCCATGGCCCTGCTGACGTTCTTCAAGCCCGACCAGAACGACTGGGGCGCCATCATGGCCGGCTCCGTCATCATGACCATCCCCGTGCTCATCTTCTTCATCGCCGTCCAGCGCAAGCTTGTCTCCGGACTGGCCGGCGCCGTCAAGGGCTAG
- a CDS encoding beta-N-acetylhexosaminidase, which produces MHTLIPAPWSYSGTGSTLALDAATSVSSAPELAGARRWFVRALGAATGWDLPTAPAATITFVFDASVPAEGYTLAIDTAVRIAASSEAGAFYGAQTLRQLLGPAALRQGSIESSWELPTTVITDRPRFGYRGVMLDVARHFIPKNDVLRFIDVAAAHKLNVLHLHLTDDQGWRVEIKKYPRLTEVGAWRKESNRGAWRAGIFDGTPHGGFYTQADLREIVAFAAARNITVIPEIDVPGHSQAAIAAYPELGLAGKPLEVWTRWGINPNVLEPTPVAVQFYKDVLDEVMDIFDSPWISLGGDEVPLDQWNASPYALQAAADLGYDSVAGLHGWFVGQLADHLHLHGRKAGVWDEITDVGLPDGALVASWRGFEGGLAALAKGYDVVMCPEHKLYLDHRQSALESEPIPVGFVTTLEAVYNFEPLPDADGGDYPGRLLGAQANIWTEHLTSARRIDYAAFPRLSAIAEVFWSNPDTRYYADFHARLSPAHLDRLAAMGVEFRPLDGPHPWQQLPGVAGWKRDYDQEQLDSALAVPVP; this is translated from the coding sequence ATGCACACCCTGATCCCCGCCCCCTGGTCCTATTCGGGCACCGGTTCAACCCTGGCGCTCGACGCCGCCACCAGCGTCTCCTCCGCCCCGGAGCTGGCCGGTGCGCGGCGCTGGTTTGTCCGTGCCCTGGGTGCCGCCACCGGTTGGGACCTCCCCACCGCCCCGGCGGCCACCATCACCTTCGTCTTCGACGCGTCCGTGCCGGCCGAAGGCTACACGCTGGCCATTGACACGGCCGTGCGGATTGCCGCCTCCTCCGAGGCCGGCGCCTTCTACGGCGCCCAGACCCTGCGCCAGCTGCTGGGCCCGGCGGCGCTGCGCCAGGGTTCGATCGAATCGTCGTGGGAACTGCCAACCACCGTCATCACCGACCGGCCGCGCTTCGGCTACCGCGGCGTCATGCTGGACGTGGCCCGGCACTTCATCCCCAAAAATGACGTGCTGCGCTTCATCGACGTCGCGGCCGCGCACAAGCTCAACGTGTTGCACCTGCACCTGACCGACGACCAGGGCTGGCGGGTGGAGATCAAGAAGTACCCGCGCCTGACCGAGGTTGGCGCATGGCGGAAGGAGTCGAACCGCGGCGCCTGGCGTGCGGGCATCTTCGACGGCACCCCGCACGGCGGCTTCTACACCCAGGCGGACCTGCGCGAGATTGTCGCGTTCGCGGCCGCCCGGAACATCACCGTGATCCCCGAAATCGACGTTCCCGGGCATTCCCAGGCCGCCATTGCCGCCTACCCGGAGCTGGGCCTGGCCGGCAAGCCCTTGGAGGTGTGGACCCGGTGGGGCATCAACCCCAACGTCCTGGAGCCCACCCCCGTGGCCGTCCAGTTCTACAAGGACGTCCTCGACGAGGTCATGGACATCTTCGACTCCCCCTGGATCAGCCTGGGCGGCGACGAGGTCCCGCTGGATCAGTGGAACGCAAGCCCGTACGCCCTGCAGGCCGCCGCCGACCTTGGCTACGACTCCGTGGCCGGGCTGCACGGCTGGTTCGTGGGCCAACTGGCCGACCACCTGCACCTGCACGGACGCAAGGCCGGTGTCTGGGACGAGATCACCGACGTCGGCCTGCCCGACGGCGCCCTGGTCGCGTCCTGGCGCGGCTTCGAGGGCGGCCTGGCCGCGCTCGCCAAGGGCTACGATGTAGTCATGTGTCCGGAACACAAACTGTACTTGGACCACCGCCAGTCGGCGTTGGAGTCCGAGCCGATCCCGGTCGGCTTCGTCACCACCCTGGAGGCGGTGTACAATTTTGAGCCGCTGCCCGACGCCGATGGCGGCGACTACCCCGGCCGGCTCCTGGGCGCGCAGGCCAACATCTGGACCGAACACCTGACGTCGGCCCGGCGCATCGACTATGCCGCCTTCCCGCGGCTCAGCGCCATCGCCGAGGTTTTCTGGTCCAACCCGGACACCCGCTACTACGCCGACTTCCACGCCCGGCTCTCCCCCGCGCACCTTGACCGGCTCGCCGCGATGGGCGTGGAGTTCCGTCCCCTCGACGGCCCGCACCCCTGGCAGCAGCTTCCCGGCGTGGCCGGCTGGAAGCGGGACTACGACCAGGAGCAGCTCGATTCAGCCCTGGCCGTGCCGGTGCCGTGA
- a CDS encoding GntP family permease — MTDFLNWLHHDTAGLLLLAGAGIALLLVLIIKVKLEPFIALLVVGVAVALVGGVSVQDLVGSATKSSDSILEKGFAGILGHITVIIGLGTVLGAILERSGGAEVLMQRLVKLFGEKGTPLAMGITGFVLGIPVFFDIGIFVLAPLVYVAAVQGKKSLILYALPLLAGLSVTHAFLPPHPGPVAAAGLFHVDLGWLIIMGLACGIPAWFASGILWGTWIGKRVMVEVPADRVIEESEEAKKLGEPGLGTVLLAIGTPMILILGGTFGNVMLPAGGLKTTLQFLGSPAIALTVAVLLAMWLLGTRRGMTGQELSELTSSSLRPVGMILLVVGAGAFFGAVLSATGVGTAVADSLATAGLPLLLSAYVIASGMRIAQGSATVAIVTTGGILAPSVLAAGYSQPQLALVVMAIASGSIIASHVNDGGFWIISKYFNMSVKDTLKTWTVLETVLSVVGFGMAALIWQFV, encoded by the coding sequence ATGACTGATTTCCTCAACTGGCTGCACCATGACACAGCCGGTCTCTTACTGCTGGCCGGCGCGGGCATTGCCCTGCTGCTCGTCCTGATCATCAAGGTCAAGCTTGAACCGTTCATCGCCCTGCTCGTGGTGGGCGTTGCGGTGGCCCTCGTGGGCGGTGTCTCCGTCCAGGACCTGGTGGGATCCGCCACGAAGAGCAGCGACTCCATCCTGGAAAAGGGCTTTGCCGGAATCCTGGGCCACATCACCGTGATCATCGGGCTCGGCACCGTGCTGGGCGCCATCCTGGAACGCTCCGGCGGCGCCGAGGTGCTCATGCAGCGCCTCGTGAAGCTGTTTGGCGAAAAGGGTACGCCGCTGGCCATGGGCATCACCGGCTTCGTGCTGGGCATCCCGGTCTTCTTCGACATCGGCATCTTCGTGCTGGCGCCGCTGGTGTACGTGGCCGCCGTGCAGGGCAAGAAGTCCCTGATCCTGTACGCCCTGCCGCTGCTGGCCGGGCTGTCCGTCACGCACGCCTTCCTGCCCCCGCACCCGGGGCCGGTGGCCGCCGCCGGACTGTTCCACGTGGACCTGGGCTGGCTCATCATCATGGGCCTGGCCTGCGGCATTCCCGCCTGGTTCGCCTCCGGCATCCTGTGGGGCACCTGGATCGGCAAGCGCGTCATGGTGGAGGTCCCCGCGGACCGCGTCATTGAAGAGTCCGAGGAAGCCAAGAAGTTGGGCGAACCGGGCCTTGGCACCGTATTGCTGGCCATCGGCACGCCGATGATCCTGATCCTGGGCGGCACCTTCGGCAACGTCATGCTGCCCGCCGGCGGCTTGAAGACCACCCTGCAGTTCCTGGGCAGCCCGGCCATCGCGCTGACCGTCGCCGTGCTGCTGGCCATGTGGCTGCTGGGCACGCGCCGCGGCATGACGGGCCAGGAACTCTCCGAGCTGACGTCATCCTCGCTGCGCCCCGTCGGCATGATCCTGCTGGTGGTCGGTGCAGGTGCGTTCTTCGGCGCCGTGCTGTCCGCTACCGGCGTGGGCACGGCCGTGGCCGATTCGCTGGCCACGGCCGGCCTGCCGCTGCTGCTCTCCGCTTATGTGATCGCCTCCGGTATGCGCATCGCCCAGGGTTCCGCGACGGTCGCCATTGTCACCACCGGCGGCATCCTGGCCCCGAGCGTGCTGGCCGCCGGCTACTCGCAGCCGCAGCTGGCCCTGGTGGTCATGGCCATCGCCTCCGGCTCCATCATCGCCAGCCACGTCAACGACGGCGGCTTCTGGATCATCTCCAAGTACTTCAACATGTCCGTCAAGGACACCCTGAAGACCTGGACCGTGCTGGAAACCGTGCTGTCCGTGGTGGGCTTCGGCATGGCCGCCCTGATCTGGCAGTTCGTCTAA
- a CDS encoding bifunctional 2-methylcitrate synthase/citrate synthase, with product MSEEVVRKGLAGVVADYTAISKVNPDSNSLLYRGYPVQELAAAKTFEEVALLLWTGELPTESELTVFSAFERANRSMDSSVRAAIDLLPLDCHPMDVARTAVSVLGANHPLAEDSSPAAELDKAKSLFAQFPSVVAYDQRRRRSQALVEPREDLDYSANFLWMTFGEEAAPAVVDAFRVSMVLYAEHSFNASTFTARVITSTLSDLHSAVTGAIGALKGPLHGGANEAVMHTFDEIGIRKEESREDAAARAKAWMEEALAQKKKVMGFGHRVYKHGDSRVPTMKGALDAMIAHFDRPEILGLYDGLEQAMDEAKAIKPNLDYPAGPTYHLMGFDTDMFTPIFIASRITGWTSHIMEQRASNSLIRPLSAYNGVDERHID from the coding sequence GTGAGTGAAGAAGTCGTACGCAAGGGGCTGGCCGGAGTGGTGGCGGACTATACGGCCATTTCAAAGGTCAACCCGGACTCCAACTCGTTGCTGTACCGCGGCTACCCGGTGCAGGAACTGGCCGCTGCCAAGACCTTTGAGGAGGTGGCGCTGCTGCTTTGGACCGGCGAGTTGCCCACCGAGTCGGAACTGACAGTGTTCAGCGCCTTTGAACGGGCCAACCGCTCCATGGACAGCAGTGTCCGTGCCGCCATCGACCTGCTGCCCCTCGACTGCCACCCCATGGACGTGGCCCGCACCGCGGTGTCCGTGCTGGGCGCCAACCACCCGCTCGCCGAGGACTCCTCGCCCGCGGCGGAACTGGACAAGGCCAAGTCGTTGTTTGCGCAGTTCCCCTCGGTCGTCGCCTACGACCAGCGACGACGCCGTTCCCAGGCGCTCGTGGAGCCGCGGGAGGACCTGGACTACTCGGCGAACTTCCTGTGGATGACCTTCGGCGAGGAGGCGGCCCCCGCGGTGGTGGACGCCTTCCGGGTCTCCATGGTCCTGTACGCGGAGCACTCCTTCAACGCCTCCACGTTCACCGCCCGGGTCATCACCTCCACCCTGTCCGATCTGCATTCCGCCGTGACCGGTGCCATCGGGGCGCTCAAGGGGCCGCTGCACGGCGGAGCCAACGAGGCCGTCATGCACACCTTTGACGAGATCGGCATCCGCAAGGAGGAATCCCGCGAAGACGCCGCCGCCCGCGCCAAGGCATGGATGGAGGAGGCGCTGGCCCAGAAGAAGAAAGTCATGGGCTTCGGCCACCGCGTCTACAAGCACGGCGACTCCCGCGTGCCCACCATGAAGGGTGCGCTCGATGCGATGATCGCGCACTTTGACCGGCCCGAGATCCTGGGGCTGTACGACGGGCTGGAGCAGGCCATGGACGAGGCGAAGGCCATCAAGCCCAACCTCGACTACCCGGCCGGGCCCACGTACCACCTGATGGGTTTTGACACGGACATGTTCACGCCGATCTTCATTGCCTCGCGCATCACGGGCTGGACCTCGCACATCATGGAGCAGCGCGCCTCGAACTCCCTGATCCGCCCATTGAGTGCCTACAACGGCGTGGATGAGCGCCACATCGACTAG